One window of the bacterium genome contains the following:
- the rpmB gene encoding 50S ribosomal protein L28, which produces MAAQCEVCGKKPASGNNVSHANNRTKRRFLPNLQRVRAVIDGRTKHVRVCTRCIRSGKVTKVA; this is translated from the coding sequence ATGGCAGCCCAGTGCGAGGTTTGTGGCAAGAAACCGGCGAGCGGCAATAACGTGAGCCACGCCAACAACAGGACGAAGCGCCGCTTTCTCCCGAATCTTCAACGGGTTCGAGCGGTGATTGACGGCCGCACGAAGCACGTTCGCGTGTGCACCCGCTGCATTCGTTCCGGAAAGGTGACGAAGGTCGCCTGA
- a CDS encoding glycosyltransferase family 2 protein encodes MPAAGISISVVIPTLNEQRSIERALACTRLPGVERIVVDGGSRDGTSDTARFLGADRVLNALPGRAHQMDAGYRVASGEIVLFLHADTRLEVGWYEALREAMLDPISAGGAFTLRFEAEGLFFRLLERGALWRSRKFGLPYGDQALFLRRKLLMESDGIAPVALFEDLDLARQISGAGELVILPQRAFASARRYQRNGALRQWWRNQLAVVAWASGLDRERVAAWYRRGVAR; translated from the coding sequence GTGCCCGCAGCCGGAATCTCGATTAGCGTAGTCATCCCAACCCTCAATGAGCAACGTTCAATCGAACGAGCGCTGGCTTGCACGCGCCTTCCCGGTGTCGAACGGATCGTAGTGGACGGCGGCAGTCGCGACGGAACGAGTGATACCGCACGCTTTCTGGGGGCCGATCGCGTCCTCAACGCTCTGCCGGGTCGCGCCCATCAGATGGATGCCGGTTATCGGGTGGCGAGTGGCGAGATCGTTCTGTTCCTGCACGCCGACACCCGACTCGAGGTGGGCTGGTACGAGGCACTGCGGGAAGCGATGCTCGATCCCATCAGCGCGGGTGGGGCTTTCACCCTGCGTTTCGAAGCCGAGGGCTTGTTTTTCAGACTGTTGGAAAGAGGTGCGCTCTGGCGCTCGCGCAAGTTTGGCCTGCCGTATGGGGATCAAGCCCTGTTTTTGCGCCGCAAACTCCTGATGGAATCCGACGGCATCGCGCCCGTCGCCCTGTTCGAGGATCTCGATCTGGCACGACAGATCAGCGGGGCGGGTGAACTGGTCATCCTGCCCCAGCGGGCGTTCGCCTCGGCTCGACGCTACCAGCGAAACGGAGCCTTGCGACAATGGTGGCGCAACCAGTTGGCTGTGGTGGCCTGGGCGTCGGGGCTGGATCGTGAGCGCGTGGCGGCCTGGTATCGACGCGGAGTTGCGCGATGA
- a CDS encoding ABC transporter ATP-binding protein: protein MPGNKQSATRRLLRLLAYARPYSWVVVVAVVFSLLYASGLTGRVYLIKPLIDDIVIPDLNAKSIGGLLSGENPLTGPVAPEALEAQRAVMRERVDQNLYNIVLAALGIVFLMPLVRLVRDYAVEWVMIRMWADMNMDLGSKFLRLPLAHHVRGKRGDFLARIGSDTMVANRAQGLVFGEAIQHLFQILGALTWAFILCAPLALILLLVGPPVALVLRVFGSRIRRSSQRRQEQISEVLQRLVQILSGIKVIKAFGAEALEFDAYAGEIKRYFRRALKVVRNRVLSRSLVELSSQAQFVSVILVGIYALLSGWWGITLGTFAAFMGVSAMLYAPTKSLTKLYNSVQDALPASTRVFEILDSDEEVGNVADPVSIERISQGIRFSGVSFNYDREEVLKHIDLEISAGESLALVGPTGSGKTTLADLLLRFHDPTSGTVEIDGIDLRRLERESLRRLTAVVTQEPFLFDTSLLENIRYGRPEASFEEVVEAARAANANEFIEKLPDGLETQVGELGAQLSGGQRQRITVARAILRDPQLLIFDEATSALDAKSEQIVQDAIGNLMEGRTVLVIAHRLSTVQAADRIAVLEDGRITMTGTHDELMSRGGLYRELVDLQLAKPADGRT from the coding sequence ATGCCTGGGAACAAGCAAAGCGCGACCCGCCGGTTGCTTCGACTCCTCGCGTACGCACGTCCGTACTCCTGGGTGGTCGTCGTCGCGGTGGTCTTTTCGCTCTTGTACGCCTCCGGACTCACCGGGCGCGTCTATCTGATCAAGCCCCTGATCGATGACATCGTCATTCCCGATCTGAATGCCAAGTCGATCGGCGGTCTGCTGAGCGGCGAGAACCCTCTGACCGGACCCGTCGCACCCGAGGCCCTCGAGGCACAGCGCGCTGTGATGCGCGAGCGCGTCGACCAGAACCTCTACAACATCGTGCTCGCGGCACTGGGCATCGTGTTCCTCATGCCGTTGGTTCGACTGGTGCGCGACTACGCGGTCGAATGGGTCATGATTCGCATGTGGGCCGATATGAACATGGACCTGGGCTCCAAGTTCTTGCGACTGCCACTCGCGCATCACGTGCGCGGCAAACGCGGAGACTTCCTGGCGAGGATCGGCAGCGACACGATGGTCGCCAACCGCGCGCAAGGGTTGGTATTCGGCGAAGCCATCCAGCACTTGTTCCAGATCCTGGGCGCCCTCACCTGGGCCTTCATCCTGTGCGCTCCGCTCGCGCTGATTCTCCTGCTGGTCGGCCCGCCGGTCGCGCTGGTGTTGCGGGTTTTCGGTAGTCGCATCCGACGTAGCAGCCAGCGGCGGCAGGAACAGATCTCCGAAGTCTTGCAGCGCCTGGTCCAGATCCTATCGGGCATCAAGGTGATCAAGGCCTTCGGTGCGGAAGCGCTCGAATTCGATGCCTACGCAGGTGAGATCAAGCGCTACTTCCGACGTGCCCTCAAGGTGGTGCGCAACCGAGTCCTTTCTCGCAGCCTGGTGGAACTATCGAGCCAGGCGCAATTCGTGTCGGTCATCCTGGTGGGAATCTACGCGCTTCTCTCGGGTTGGTGGGGCATCACGCTCGGAACCTTCGCCGCCTTCATGGGCGTTTCGGCGATGCTCTATGCGCCGACCAAGAGCCTGACCAAGCTCTACAACTCGGTCCAGGATGCCCTGCCCGCTTCGACTCGTGTTTTCGAGATCCTCGATTCCGACGAAGAAGTCGGGAACGTCGCCGATCCCGTGAGCATCGAGCGCATCTCACAGGGGATCCGCTTCTCGGGAGTCTCGTTCAATTACGATCGGGAAGAGGTTCTAAAGCACATCGACCTGGAGATCAGTGCGGGCGAGAGTCTGGCGCTGGTGGGACCCACCGGTTCGGGCAAGACCACACTGGCCGACCTTCTGCTGCGTTTCCACGATCCGACTTCGGGCACGGTGGAAATCGACGGTATCGATCTGCGCAGGCTGGAGCGGGAGTCACTCAGACGTCTCACCGCAGTCGTCACCCAGGAGCCATTCCTTTTCGATACGTCTCTGTTGGAGAACATCCGCTACGGACGTCCCGAAGCCAGCTTCGAAGAGGTCGTCGAAGCGGCGCGCGCGGCGAACGCAAATGAGTTCATCGAGAAACTCCCCGATGGCTTGGAGACGCAAGTCGGCGAACTGGGCGCGCAACTCTCCGGTGGTCAGCGGCAGCGGATCACCGTCGCGCGGGCGATCCTGCGGGACCCACAACTCCTGATCTTCGACGAGGCCACCTCCGCTCTCGACGCGAAGTCAGAGCAGATCGTCCAGGACGCGATCGGGAATCTGATGGAGGGGCGAACCGTGCTGGTGATCGCTCATCGTCTGTCGACAGTGCAAGCGGCTGATCGCATCGCCGTGCTGGAGGACGGGCGCATCACGATGACCGGGACGCATGATGAGTTGATGAGCCGCGGCGGGCTGTATCGCGAACTCGTTGATCTGCAACTGGCGAAACCGGCGGACGGCCGGACGTGA
- a CDS encoding SAM-dependent chlorinase/fluorinase, whose product MSAPLVTLLSDFGTADGYVGAMKAGVLSRCREARLIDLAHEIEPGCVLSGAWVLAQAAPRFPEGCVHLAVVDPGVGSDRRAIACRIDDHIYVAPDNGLLEFVLRGAESVASFVLSNEQLWNRPVSSVFQGRDLFAPVAGFLAAGGAIEASGTQIPSDSLVRLPAASVPAASLPVARVEVSSGRSAGRVVHVDRFGNLITDLPLIPEAAIGRIAEVGSELLPVVRTYSDVATGALLALVGSSGTLEVACNGGSAQRRVGISVGDVVLLRDPPGVELA is encoded by the coding sequence ATGAGTGCGCCGCTGGTCACGCTGCTCAGCGACTTTGGAACCGCTGACGGTTATGTCGGTGCGATGAAGGCCGGCGTGCTGAGTCGCTGTCGGGAAGCCCGATTGATCGATCTGGCCCACGAGATCGAACCCGGCTGCGTCCTTTCGGGTGCCTGGGTTCTGGCGCAGGCCGCGCCCCGTTTCCCGGAGGGCTGCGTGCATCTGGCCGTGGTCGATCCCGGGGTAGGCTCCGATCGGCGCGCGATCGCCTGTCGCATCGACGATCACATCTACGTGGCACCCGACAATGGACTGCTGGAATTCGTGCTGCGCGGAGCCGAGAGCGTAGCGAGCTTCGTATTGAGCAATGAGCAATTGTGGAATCGACCCGTCAGCAGTGTTTTTCAGGGCCGGGATCTCTTCGCTCCAGTGGCGGGATTTCTTGCCGCCGGTGGTGCGATCGAGGCGAGTGGCACACAGATTCCCTCCGATTCTCTCGTGCGCTTGCCCGCCGCTTCCGTGCCCGCCGCTTCCTTGCCCGTGGCGCGCGTGGAGGTGAGCAGCGGACGGAGCGCGGGCCGTGTCGTTCACGTGGATCGCTTTGGAAATCTGATTACCGACCTGCCATTGATCCCGGAAGCGGCGATCGGCCGCATTGCGGAGGTGGGTTCCGAGCTTCTGCCGGTCGTGCGCACCTACAGCGACGTCGCCACCGGCGCCCTGCTGGCGCTCGTCGGTTCGTCGGGCACGCTCGAAGTAGCGTGCAACGGAGGAAGCGCGCAGCGCCGAGTCGGGATCTCCGTCGGTGATGTGGTATTGTTGCGCGATCCCCCGGGAGTTGAGCTGGCTTGA
- a CDS encoding ABC transporter ATP-binding protein, with protein sequence MTPRQRVFAYVRQEKGRYILGAALTLAYAFAFQLVPLAMREVVGRIEAGRSLAEVQAAAFVLMGIATVFAVLRFGTRRTMFRAGRQIEYGLRNDLFSHLQKLPQSYFAGQRTGDLMSRAVNDVNNVRLFMGMGILNIIQTPILYLGAIGVMLSVDWQLALWVLAPYPLFVFITRFFGKRMHLWSLATQEQLGVLSSGVQENAAGVFVVRSAAMEDRERARFALDNDSLYQKQVRFAFVSTGMFTTISMLPSVAQIAVLVGGSYGVIGGRVTTADLWLFYSYAVLLTFPTFLMGFVVNIAMRALAGLERLGEILDTVPSIQDGKETLDLTHLRGSVEVRKLSYEFKGREDHPALSDVSFSVEAGQTVGIVGAVGSGKSTLLAAIPRLLEVEDGNVLIDGHDVNRIPLNLLRSSIAMVPQDSFLFSTTIEENIRFGCPDADREAVRRAARRAHVLGDIEDFPQGFDTPVGERGITLSGGQRQRIALARALALDPPILILDDSLSSVDAATEEAILKELRSARSGRSCFIVAHRTSAVRDADFIIVLDEGRVAEVGTHEYLLRNPGVYERIYRQQQLEAEIEGGVA encoded by the coding sequence TTGACCCCTAGACAGCGCGTATTTGCGTACGTGCGCCAGGAGAAGGGTCGGTACATCCTGGGTGCCGCCCTGACCTTGGCGTATGCATTCGCATTCCAACTGGTTCCTCTCGCCATGCGCGAGGTGGTCGGACGCATTGAGGCCGGTCGTTCGTTGGCAGAAGTGCAGGCGGCGGCGTTCGTCCTCATGGGTATCGCGACCGTGTTCGCCGTGCTGCGTTTCGGAACGCGCCGTACGATGTTCCGGGCCGGTCGTCAGATCGAGTACGGGTTGCGCAACGACCTGTTCTCACACCTGCAAAAGCTCCCCCAGTCCTACTTCGCCGGCCAGCGCACCGGGGATCTGATGTCGCGTGCGGTCAACGACGTGAACAACGTCCGACTGTTCATGGGCATGGGCATCTTGAACATCATCCAGACACCCATCCTGTACCTCGGGGCGATCGGCGTCATGCTCAGCGTCGACTGGCAACTGGCTCTCTGGGTTCTCGCTCCGTATCCGCTGTTCGTGTTCATCACGCGTTTCTTCGGCAAGCGCATGCACTTGTGGAGCCTGGCCACGCAGGAACAACTCGGTGTGCTGTCATCGGGGGTGCAGGAAAATGCCGCCGGTGTATTCGTAGTGCGCTCTGCGGCCATGGAGGACCGCGAGCGTGCGCGCTTTGCACTGGACAACGACAGTCTCTATCAGAAGCAGGTGCGCTTCGCGTTTGTCTCGACCGGAATGTTCACCACGATCAGCATGCTGCCTAGCGTCGCCCAGATCGCCGTGTTGGTCGGAGGCTCGTATGGCGTGATCGGGGGTCGCGTGACGACGGCGGACCTGTGGCTGTTCTACAGCTATGCGGTCCTGCTCACATTCCCGACATTCCTGATGGGCTTCGTCGTGAACATCGCGATGCGTGCGCTGGCGGGACTCGAGCGTCTCGGCGAGATCCTCGACACCGTTCCGTCGATCCAGGACGGCAAGGAAACGCTCGATCTGACCCACCTACGAGGTTCGGTCGAGGTGCGCAAACTCTCGTATGAATTCAAGGGTCGAGAAGACCATCCCGCACTCAGCGATGTGAGTTTCTCGGTCGAAGCTGGACAGACGGTGGGTATCGTAGGCGCGGTTGGGTCGGGCAAGAGCACTCTGCTCGCCGCCATACCGCGCCTGCTCGAAGTCGAAGACGGAAACGTGCTCATCGACGGGCACGACGTGAATCGGATACCCCTGAACCTGCTGCGCTCGAGTATCGCGATGGTGCCTCAGGACAGCTTCTTGTTCTCGACGACGATCGAGGAGAACATCCGCTTCGGCTGCCCCGACGCAGATCGCGAGGCCGTGCGTCGGGCGGCCCGTCGCGCACACGTGCTAGGCGATATCGAGGATTTTCCCCAGGGGTTCGACACACCCGTCGGCGAACGCGGCATCACGCTGTCGGGCGGGCAACGTCAGCGTATCGCGTTGGCGCGCGCGCTCGCCCTCGATCCGCCCATTCTGATCCTGGATGATTCGCTGTCTAGCGTGGATGCCGCGACCGAGGAGGCGATTCTCAAGGAACTGCGCAGCGCGCGGTCCGGACGCAGTTGCTTCATCGTGGCGCATCGCACCTCTGCAGTGCGCGATGCTGATTTCATCATCGTGCTCGACGAAGGCCGGGTGGCCGAGGTCGGAACGCACGAATACCTGTTGCGAAACCCCGGTGTGTACGAGCGCATCTACCGTCAGCAGCAACTCGAAGCGGAGATCGAAGGAGGAGTCGCTTGA
- a CDS encoding GNAT family N-acetyltransferase, giving the protein MSSKTEIRRISADQTHSLRHSVLRPHQEAAQLVYPGDDDETTFHLGAFLDGELVGVASIYREAREGGDGLLEWRLRGMATAKSARRHGIGRKLLETCTQQIRSTGGILLWCKARASAREFYLDSALEAVGEEFELPDIGTHVIMQRSLT; this is encoded by the coding sequence GTGAGTTCGAAGACCGAAATTCGGCGAATTTCCGCGGATCAGACGCACTCTCTGCGCCACTCAGTACTGCGACCGCACCAGGAGGCCGCTCAACTGGTGTACCCGGGTGACGACGACGAAACGACGTTCCACCTCGGAGCTTTCCTGGACGGCGAACTCGTGGGCGTGGCGTCGATCTATCGCGAAGCACGCGAAGGCGGCGACGGGCTTCTGGAGTGGCGTCTGCGCGGCATGGCGACCGCGAAGAGCGCACGCCGGCACGGTATCGGGCGAAAACTGCTCGAAACCTGCACGCAACAGATCCGCTCCACGGGCGGAATACTGCTCTGGTGCAAGGCACGGGCGAGCGCCCGCGAGTTCTACCTGGACTCGGCGCTCGAAGCCGTGGGTGAAGAGTTCGAACTACCCGACATCGGAACGCACGTGATCATGCAGCGCTCCCTGACCTGA
- a CDS encoding glycosyltransferase family 2 protein, whose amino-acid sequence MSASTRVRPPVSGVVICFNEADRIARTLESLSFCDEIVVIDSCSTDGTAEVARRFTDRVIEQDFLGYVKQKNFALDQATHDWVVCLDSDEVLTPELVLTIRAAIERDPEFSGGFQLDRVTRFLGIWHDRGEWYPDWQLRVFRRSAGHWTGLDPHDRVEVPGAVIRLEGRFEHYNYRDLADHIQTIDKFSASLAQSMYDSGVRFRLLDLLVRPFTRFLKGYFLRQGFRLGLPGFLVSISTSYYVFMKYAKLWELELRRER is encoded by the coding sequence GTGAGCGCTTCGACCCGAGTTCGACCACCCGTTTCGGGCGTGGTCATCTGTTTCAACGAGGCGGATCGGATCGCGCGCACCCTCGAGTCCCTGTCGTTTTGCGACGAGATCGTCGTGATCGACTCCTGTTCGACCGACGGCACCGCGGAAGTCGCCCGGCGGTTCACCGACCGAGTGATCGAGCAGGATTTTCTCGGTTATGTGAAACAGAAGAACTTCGCGCTGGACCAGGCGACACACGATTGGGTGGTCTGTCTGGATTCCGACGAGGTCCTGACGCCGGAGTTGGTGTTGACGATTCGCGCTGCGATCGAACGCGATCCGGAGTTCAGCGGGGGGTTCCAGTTGGATCGCGTCACACGCTTCCTCGGTATCTGGCACGATCGCGGTGAATGGTATCCGGATTGGCAGTTGCGCGTGTTTCGACGCTCAGCCGGTCATTGGACCGGACTCGATCCGCACGACAGAGTCGAAGTTCCCGGAGCCGTGATTCGTCTCGAGGGTCGTTTCGAACACTACAACTACCGCGACCTGGCGGATCACATCCAGACGATCGACAAGTTCTCGGCTTCGCTCGCTCAGTCAATGTACGATTCGGGCGTGCGCTTTCGCCTGCTGGATCTCCTGGTGCGCCCGTTCACACGTTTTCTGAAGGGCTATTTCTTGCGTCAGGGATTCCGTCTGGGACTTCCCGGATTTCTGGTCTCGATCTCGACCTCGTACTACGTCTTCATGAAGTACGCCAAGCTCTGGGAACTGGAGTTGCGCCGGGAACGATGA
- a CDS encoding glycosyltransferase family 4 protein translates to MKILHVTGDWKWTGPAEPMLHAVTGLRERGHEVDLVCPSAPPDEDGGVEVHARNRGLDPVLTLAPGQGFRPFRDRQDVRRLRELLANRGYDVIHAHHTRDHILLLRARRRGQGKLVVSWHHGDPIPPNLWNRWLFGPTGSDAVAVLTQELAEVTRKSIGGIASRVGVVPGCVDSQRFSPREPSETLQNKLGLAPDSRVIGLVARLQLHRRVDLLLDAFACALREVPNLRLLVMGRGTHQKEVLTDPVRRLGLEHAVIHDGYRGDDYLDALAQLNALVFLVPGSDGSCRAVLEAMSMEIPPIASRRGALPSTVTDRKTGRLVDESVESLAAAFIDLSREPERWREWGRAARRSVLEKHAVAHYAQELEKLYHSAIQDQVIRSGSAA, encoded by the coding sequence ATGAAGATCCTGCACGTCACTGGCGACTGGAAGTGGACCGGTCCGGCCGAACCCATGTTGCACGCGGTCACCGGACTGCGCGAGCGCGGTCACGAGGTCGACCTGGTCTGCCCTTCGGCGCCCCCCGATGAAGACGGCGGGGTCGAGGTTCATGCCCGCAATCGCGGCCTGGATCCGGTGCTCACTCTTGCTCCCGGGCAGGGATTTCGTCCGTTCCGGGATCGGCAGGATGTGCGACGTCTGCGAGAGTTGCTCGCAAATCGCGGGTACGATGTGATTCACGCGCACCACACGCGCGACCATATTCTCCTGCTGCGCGCACGTCGCAGAGGGCAGGGGAAGCTCGTCGTGAGCTGGCATCACGGCGATCCGATTCCGCCCAACCTGTGGAATCGCTGGCTCTTCGGTCCGACCGGGTCCGACGCAGTCGCCGTCTTGACGCAAGAACTCGCAGAGGTCACACGCAAATCGATCGGTGGCATCGCATCGCGCGTCGGTGTGGTTCCCGGATGCGTCGATTCGCAGCGTTTCTCGCCGCGGGAGCCATCGGAGACGCTGCAGAACAAGCTCGGATTGGCGCCGGACTCGCGGGTCATCGGACTCGTGGCACGCCTGCAATTGCACCGTCGCGTCGATCTACTTCTCGATGCTTTTGCATGCGCACTTCGGGAAGTTCCGAACTTACGCCTGCTCGTGATGGGGCGGGGCACGCACCAGAAGGAGGTGCTGACCGACCCGGTTCGTCGCCTCGGTCTGGAACACGCTGTGATCCACGACGGGTATCGAGGTGATGACTACCTGGACGCCCTCGCGCAGCTCAACGCCCTGGTCTTCCTGGTGCCGGGTTCCGACGGCTCCTGTCGCGCAGTGCTCGAAGCCATGTCGATGGAGATTCCGCCGATCGCGAGCCGTCGGGGAGCCTTGCCCAGTACGGTGACGGACAGGAAGACTGGACGTCTCGTCGATGAATCCGTGGAGTCGCTTGCCGCGGCCTTCATCGACCTGTCACGCGAGCCCGAACGGTGGCGGGAATGGGGCCGTGCCGCGCGTCGTTCAGTGCTCGAGAAGCACGCCGTGGCTCACTACGCTCAGGAACTCGAGAAGCTCTACCACTCCGCGATTCAGGATCAGGTGATCAGGTCAGGGAGCGCTGCATGA
- a CDS encoding bifunctional (p)ppGpp synthetase/guanosine-3',5'-bis(diphosphate) 3'-pyrophosphohydrolase, translated as MAARINEIVERVQTNFPDLDTSVLQKAYVYSAKVHQGQQRLSGEPYLTHPLEVAGILANMRLDHVTVAAGLLHDTIEDTYATEEEIGEQFGVEVQELVTGLTKLSKMEYQSRKEHQAENFRRMLLAMSKDIRIILIKLADRLHNMRTLKYMKEDSRRRISQETLDIYAPLAHRLGIYWMKEELERQSFRELFSAVATEIEEKIQRGKSESERYIEGVRSSLQKVLDDHGLLSEVTGRLKEPYSLYKKMQEQNLEFDQIYDLTAFRIIVDGTPATCYEALGIVHNLWKPVPGRFKDYVAMPKPNGYQSMHTTVIGPFGERMEVQIRTQEMHRVSELGIAAHWKYKGASDTKASDEQKFAWLRQMLEWQQQLKDPNEFLETVRVDLFSDEVYVFSPQGDVIALPAGATPIDFAYAVHTEVGNHCAGAKINGQLVRLSYKLNNGDTVEIITSPHQKPRQEWLDIVVSGRARGRIRHVLKADQVEDARSLGREILQRDLRARGLKYEKLLKDGSLKGIAKERKHKDLDAMLQAIAYGKLEARSVARALTGQPEDEDTKPTLFQRVMRASRNPGTVKVGGVDQVLVRFAKCCSPVPGDPVEGFITRGRGVTVHARDCSKVFHLDPERRVPVTWESTPGELRRVKLRVVSEDRPGLLAAVSNKISAEGVNIDNGRITTSQNNRAVQTFELLVKDRKNIDAVIKQVSKIPGVLSVERMRQ; from the coding sequence ATGGCAGCACGGATCAACGAGATAGTAGAGCGCGTTCAGACCAATTTCCCAGATCTGGATACTTCCGTGCTGCAGAAGGCCTATGTCTACTCGGCGAAGGTGCACCAGGGACAGCAGCGCCTCTCAGGAGAGCCGTATCTGACTCACCCTCTGGAGGTCGCTGGAATCCTCGCGAACATGCGACTCGACCATGTGACCGTGGCGGCCGGACTGTTGCACGACACCATCGAAGATACCTATGCAACCGAGGAAGAAATCGGCGAGCAGTTCGGTGTCGAAGTCCAGGAGCTGGTCACGGGTCTGACCAAGCTGTCGAAGATGGAGTACCAGAGTCGCAAGGAACACCAGGCCGAGAACTTTCGCCGGATGTTGCTCGCCATGTCCAAGGACATTCGCATCATCCTGATCAAGCTCGCCGACCGGCTCCACAACATGCGCACTCTCAAGTACATGAAAGAGGACTCGCGGCGGCGCATTTCCCAGGAAACGCTCGATATCTACGCGCCACTGGCCCATCGGCTCGGCATCTACTGGATGAAGGAGGAGTTGGAGCGTCAATCCTTCCGAGAGTTGTTCTCGGCGGTGGCCACCGAGATCGAAGAAAAGATCCAGCGAGGCAAGAGTGAGAGCGAGCGCTACATCGAAGGAGTCCGGTCATCCCTGCAGAAGGTTCTCGACGATCACGGGCTATTGAGCGAGGTAACGGGACGACTCAAGGAACCTTATAGCCTCTACAAGAAGATGCAGGAGCAGAACCTGGAGTTCGACCAGATCTACGATCTGACCGCCTTCCGCATCATCGTCGACGGTACGCCGGCCACCTGCTACGAGGCCCTGGGCATCGTTCACAATCTCTGGAAGCCTGTTCCCGGGCGTTTCAAGGACTACGTGGCCATGCCCAAGCCCAATGGCTACCAGTCCATGCACACGACCGTGATCGGCCCTTTTGGCGAACGCATGGAAGTGCAGATCCGCACGCAGGAAATGCACCGTGTTTCAGAACTCGGCATCGCGGCTCACTGGAAGTACAAGGGTGCCAGCGATACCAAGGCGTCCGACGAGCAGAAGTTCGCCTGGCTGCGACAGATGCTGGAGTGGCAGCAGCAACTCAAGGATCCCAATGAGTTCCTGGAGACCGTGCGGGTCGACCTGTTCTCCGACGAAGTCTACGTCTTCAGTCCCCAGGGTGATGTCATCGCGCTTCCCGCTGGTGCTACACCGATCGACTTCGCGTACGCCGTACATACAGAGGTTGGCAATCACTGCGCAGGCGCAAAGATCAACGGGCAGTTGGTACGCCTGAGCTACAAGCTCAACAACGGCGACACCGTCGAGATCATCACATCCCCGCATCAGAAGCCGCGCCAGGAGTGGCTCGACATCGTCGTGAGCGGGCGAGCCCGCGGTCGCATTCGCCACGTGCTGAAAGCGGATCAAGTCGAGGATGCGCGCAGTCTGGGTCGCGAGATCCTGCAACGCGACCTGCGGGCGCGCGGGCTCAAGTACGAAAAGCTCTTGAAAGATGGATCTCTCAAGGGAATAGCCAAAGAACGAAAACACAAAGATCTCGATGCGATGCTTCAGGCCATCGCGTACGGCAAGCTCGAGGCGCGTAGCGTTGCGCGAGCTCTCACCGGACAACCCGAAGACGAGGATACGAAGCCCACGCTCTTCCAGCGCGTGATGCGGGCCAGCCGCAATCCGGGAACCGTCAAGGTGGGCGGTGTAGATCAGGTACTGGTCCGGTTTGCCAAGTGCTGCTCTCCGGTGCCCGGCGATCCGGTCGAGGGTTTTATTACGCGCGGTCGCGGTGTGACCGTGCACGCACGTGATTGTTCGAAGGTCTTCCATCTGGATCCGGAGAGGCGTGTTCCTGTCACCTGGGAGAGCACCCCGGGAGAGCTGCGCCGGGTCAAACTACGAGTGGTGTCCGAAGATCGTCCGGGTCTGCTGGCCGCAGTATCGAACAAGATCAGCGCCGAGGGCGTGAACATCGACAACGGACGGATTACCACCAGCCAGAACAACCGGGCCGTGCAGACCTTTGAACTCCTGGTCAAGGATCGGAAGAACATCGACGCCGTCATCAAGCAGGTTTCGAAGATTCCGGGCGTTCTCAGTGTCGAGCGGATGCGCCAGTGA